The following are encoded in a window of Chitinivibrionales bacterium genomic DNA:
- the zupT gene encoding zinc transporter ZupT: protein MELSTVGFAFGLTLFAGLATGVGSALAFFARRTNEKFLCLSLGFSAGVMLYVSFVEIFQKARDSLIPSLGERNGYWATTAAFFGGILFIALIDKLVPKYENPHEAHHVEEMRKGPGVANPKLYRMGMFSALAIAIHNFPEGLATFTAAMKDASLGIPIAIAIAIHNVPEGIAVSIPIYYSTGNRKKAFVYSFLSGLSEPVGALIGYMFLFAIFNDFMFGIIFAAVGGIMVFISLDELLPAAQEYGEHHIAAFGLVAGMAVMALSLLLFA from the coding sequence ATGGAATTGTCAACGGTTGGCTTTGCTTTCGGACTGACCCTTTTCGCCGGGCTTGCAACGGGTGTCGGGAGCGCACTGGCCTTTTTTGCCCGACGGACCAATGAGAAGTTTTTGTGTTTGTCACTTGGATTTTCCGCAGGAGTCATGCTCTATGTCTCCTTTGTCGAGATTTTTCAGAAAGCCCGGGATTCTCTGATACCGTCATTAGGCGAGCGGAACGGCTACTGGGCAACAACAGCCGCCTTTTTTGGCGGAATCCTTTTCATCGCCTTAATCGACAAGCTGGTGCCAAAATATGAAAACCCCCACGAAGCCCATCATGTTGAAGAGATGAGAAAGGGACCCGGCGTAGCCAACCCGAAGCTCTACAGAATGGGAATGTTTTCAGCCCTGGCCATTGCGATCCATAATTTTCCCGAAGGCCTCGCTACCTTCACGGCGGCCATGAAAGACGCCTCACTGGGTATTCCCATAGCGATCGCGATCGCTATCCATAATGTCCCCGAGGGTATTGCTGTTTCTATTCCTATTTATTATTCCACCGGGAACCGGAAAAAGGCCTTTGTATACTCCTTTTTATCAGGGCTCTCCGAGCCGGTTGGCGCACTGATCGGTTACATGTTTCTTTTTGCCATATTCAACGATTTTATGTTTGGTATTATCTTTGCCGCCGTTGGGGGGATCATGGTGTTTATCTCATTAGACGAACTCCTGCCGGCGGCACAGGAATACGGTGAACACCATATCGCCGCTTTCGGACTGGTCGCCGGCATGGCGGTCATGGCCCTGAGCCTGCTGCTGTTTGCGTAA
- a CDS encoding DUF1499 domain-containing protein codes for MPFKRFLFLGTACAFFGGCAARRPANVGNGAGNLAPCPSTPNCVSTMAQDSVHRMEPITYEGSKEKAMKKLKKVVNSMYNTTIIAETDNYLYVEFNTMVWRFVDDVEFSFDDNNKLIHFRSASRVGKSDLGVNRNRMTEIKKRFNQKNVPSYKH; via the coding sequence ATGCCCTTTAAACGATTCCTTTTTTTAGGAACCGCCTGTGCTTTTTTCGGCGGCTGCGCTGCCCGGCGCCCCGCCAATGTCGGTAACGGCGCCGGAAATCTTGCACCATGTCCATCAACCCCTAATTGCGTTTCAACCATGGCACAAGATTCGGTTCACCGTATGGAACCGATCACCTATGAGGGCTCCAAAGAAAAAGCCATGAAAAAGCTGAAAAAAGTAGTAAATTCGATGTATAATACAACGATCATTGCCGAGACCGACAATTATCTTTATGTTGAATTCAACACCATGGTCTGGCGGTTTGTCGATGATGTCGAATTCAGTTTTGATGACAACAACAAGCTCATTCACTTCCGTTCAGCCTCACGAGTCGGGAAATCCGATTTAGGCGTCAACCGGAATCGAATGACCGAAATCAAAAAACGTTTCAATCAAAAAAATGTACCTTCGTATAAGCATTAA
- a CDS encoding DUF2064 domain-containing protein has protein sequence MNDTMDKSSTLVVFAKTPGTGDAKTRIAETEGRETADRIYDELLTITGNVASNFHYHVAYTGDNSPDTLRPYFDRAASFFAQSGETLGDRLRNAYLHLIEQGYRYIITIGVDCPTLVPEDIREAFVYLEQDIATAFGPATDGGYYLVGANPESLDIFSAKNWSASNLLTETLTIVYSRGYSCHILQPRADIDTMEDYVRWKEPVHAL, from the coding sequence ATGAACGATACTATGGATAAAAGCAGTACGCTTGTTGTTTTTGCTAAAACACCGGGGACCGGCGATGCCAAAACCCGTATTGCCGAAACCGAGGGACGCGAAACCGCGGACCGAATCTATGACGAACTCTTAACGATCACCGGGAATGTGGCGTCGAACTTTCACTACCATGTTGCCTATACCGGTGACAACTCCCCCGATACTCTTCGGCCCTATTTCGATCGGGCAGCCTCCTTTTTTGCGCAAAGCGGGGAAACCCTGGGAGACCGCCTGAGAAATGCCTATCTCCACCTGATTGAACAGGGCTACCGCTATATCATCACAATTGGTGTTGATTGTCCCACCCTTGTGCCCGAAGATATCCGGGAGGCCTTTGTGTATCTGGAACAGGATATCGCAACCGCCTTCGGCCCCGCAACCGATGGCGGATATTATCTTGTAGGAGCGAATCCCGAAAGCCTCGATATTTTCTCCGCCAAAAACTGGAGCGCGTCGAACCTACTGACCGAAACCCTGACAATTGTCTACAGCAGGGGCTATTCATGCCACATATTACAACCCCGCGCGGATATCGATACAATGGAAGACTATGTTAGATGGAAGGAACCTGTTCATGCCCTTTAA
- a CDS encoding 4Fe-4S binding protein — MKLPSFYFNWLQKDNPTGTVDRFPELKNKFETTVPGIYCAGDLTGIPLIKLAAESGYKIIERLAQDEQFAGERNDKKSKEIYDLVILGAGPAGISASLHAAELGFRHIVLESSQKFNTIVNFPAGKPVYVTPEKPPMKSDLKFSEGTKETLLDEFNRNIENKNLPLKENETVKKIEKTDGYFIVESSQATYKALRVIVAIGKTGNARRLKVPGEDLPKVYTRLIDPGEHTGQDILVVGGGDSALEAAVALAKTGNNVTLSYRKAAFSRPKERNTAAFNQLVEQGKITPIFESTVKEIKEKEVVLTTKDGEQGLPNDAVFALIGTEIPIQFFKRSGIRMEGEKGGAYYFRFAALLLFSCVLYFGKKAPVTKIGSLAEFFSIPRMLFDKQWPSMVNGILAWASYMGMLMAGVFLLGSLIVDAKKYFDHPWNSFKYSFYGAILILFGYIYLSYNLGGNYLLGYAPGFWYTAMYSLTIVIFGFRRIHMNPTGYIKRQTWALMAFQCIPLFILPVFVFPFLGNAGLLGPWIMENVFPGESYWRAYGLILAWPLFIHNLATGQPTMFWLLVGLAQAFVIIPWLNFKWGKGAYCGWICSCGALAETLGDEYRTKAPHGPAAKKTDNVGQVVLWFAGIMTIAIMLSTWFHINLPFAGGLKSSYEIVVDIIFAGVLGLGVYFFLSGRLWCRWFCPLAALMHIYTRFSVYRIFANKKRCISCNICTKVCHMGIDVMGYANKGIPMNDVECVRCSACIVNCPMQVLTFGEVDTIDLDNTRHTQKHFPLQPGWQSGLPKKDIEMRLEEERGGP; from the coding sequence ATGAAACTACCATCATTCTATTTCAACTGGCTTCAAAAAGACAATCCCACCGGAACAGTCGACCGATTTCCGGAATTGAAAAACAAATTCGAAACGACAGTTCCCGGCATTTACTGCGCCGGCGATCTGACCGGCATTCCCCTTATCAAGCTCGCCGCCGAGTCGGGCTATAAGATTATCGAACGGCTTGCACAAGATGAGCAGTTTGCCGGGGAGCGAAACGACAAAAAAAGCAAGGAAATTTACGATCTGGTCATCTTAGGGGCCGGACCGGCAGGTATATCGGCGAGCCTTCACGCGGCAGAGCTGGGGTTTCGACATATCGTGTTGGAGTCGTCTCAGAAATTCAACACCATTGTCAATTTCCCCGCGGGGAAGCCGGTCTACGTGACACCCGAGAAGCCGCCCATGAAATCGGACCTGAAATTTTCCGAGGGGACAAAGGAGACGCTTCTTGACGAATTCAATCGGAACATCGAAAACAAAAACCTTCCCCTGAAAGAAAATGAGACAGTCAAAAAAATCGAAAAAACCGATGGCTATTTTATTGTGGAATCGTCACAGGCAACCTACAAAGCCCTCCGGGTAATTGTTGCTATCGGTAAAACGGGCAATGCCCGCCGCTTGAAAGTCCCCGGTGAAGATCTCCCCAAGGTATATACCCGCCTGATCGATCCGGGTGAACACACCGGTCAGGACATTCTGGTGGTCGGTGGCGGGGACAGCGCTCTCGAAGCCGCGGTTGCGCTTGCAAAGACAGGAAACAACGTTACCCTCTCCTATCGAAAAGCCGCCTTTTCCCGCCCCAAAGAGCGGAATACGGCAGCCTTCAACCAATTGGTTGAACAGGGTAAAATCACTCCCATCTTCGAAAGCACGGTTAAAGAAATAAAGGAAAAGGAGGTCGTTCTCACCACAAAGGATGGTGAACAGGGCCTTCCCAACGACGCTGTTTTTGCGCTGATCGGCACCGAAATCCCCATTCAGTTTTTCAAACGCTCCGGTATACGGATGGAGGGCGAGAAAGGGGGAGCTTACTACTTCAGGTTCGCCGCCCTTCTGCTTTTCTCCTGCGTTCTTTACTTCGGTAAAAAAGCGCCGGTAACAAAAATCGGGTCTCTGGCTGAGTTCTTTTCAATCCCCCGCATGCTGTTTGACAAACAATGGCCCTCCATGGTCAACGGTATTTTAGCCTGGGCAAGCTATATGGGAATGCTGATGGCCGGAGTCTTCCTCCTGGGGTCCCTGATTGTGGACGCAAAGAAATATTTCGACCACCCCTGGAACAGTTTCAAATATAGCTTCTACGGAGCCATTCTTATTCTTTTCGGCTATATTTATCTCTCTTATAACCTTGGCGGGAACTACCTGCTGGGCTACGCTCCCGGGTTCTGGTATACGGCCATGTATTCTCTGACAATTGTCATTTTCGGTTTCCGCCGTATTCATATGAACCCCACCGGCTATATCAAGCGGCAAACCTGGGCGCTCATGGCCTTTCAGTGCATTCCCCTGTTCATTCTTCCGGTATTTGTATTCCCGTTTCTTGGGAATGCCGGCCTTCTCGGCCCCTGGATTATGGAGAATGTATTTCCCGGTGAATCCTACTGGCGGGCCTATGGGTTAATCCTGGCCTGGCCACTTTTTATTCACAATCTTGCCACCGGTCAGCCGACCATGTTCTGGCTTCTTGTCGGCCTTGCCCAGGCCTTTGTGATTATCCCCTGGCTCAATTTCAAATGGGGCAAGGGGGCCTATTGCGGATGGATCTGCTCCTGCGGGGCCCTGGCCGAGACCCTCGGTGATGAATACCGGACCAAAGCCCCCCACGGGCCGGCAGCCAAAAAAACCGATAATGTAGGACAGGTAGTGCTCTGGTTCGCCGGAATAATGACCATCGCAATTATGCTCTCGACATGGTTCCATATCAACCTTCCCTTTGCCGGCGGCCTCAAAAGCTCCTATGAAATTGTTGTGGACATTATCTTTGCCGGCGTTCTGGGTCTTGGGGTCTATTTCTTTCTCTCGGGACGACTCTGGTGCCGATGGTTCTGCCCTTTGGCCGCGCTGATGCATATCTACACCCGGTTCTCGGTCTACCGGATCTTTGCAAATAAAAAACGCTGTATCTCGTGCAATATCTGCACCAAGGTGTGTCATATGGGTATCGATGTCATGGGGTATGCCAATAAAGGAATTCCCATGAACGACGTCGAATGTGTGCGATGCAGCGCCTGCATTGTCAATTGCCCCATGCAG